The sequence GAACCACTTCTTAGAGTTGCTATGATGATGGCGAGACTTAATATACGGAAAGCACTTACATAATTGTGCAGTGCCTAATCAGCTGCATATGAGTTCTAACTATTGCTGTTAACTATCACTCATTCATTGACTcaccattcattcaataaatatctccAGGTAAACTTACTGTTCCAAGTACAATGTTATGTCCTGGGGAGCAGAGACACAACTATGAGGAGAGACACAATGACTGCCTTTATGCAATTTACAGTGTCAGCATAGTGATAGATCTACatgaaaccagacccactgctgtctagctgattcctactcattgtgaccctgtaggacagagtatagtttcctcataaggtttccatggcTACCGtccttgtggaagcagactgccacattttactCCTGcggagtgcctggtaggttcaaaccacagaccttttggtgaaCACCCAAAAGCTTTAACCtctataccaccagagctcccttatTAGCCAAATATTGAAAACAACAAATActtatatctattttatttaatatttgttatAATATTGAACAAtgtgttatatttaaaaaaaatgctgaaagagGACAGGGAAGGTCAAATCTTTCTTAAAGGAAAGATATTTGAGGAGATTTATAAAGTGTAAAAGTTATTGATACTTAAATATACCATTTTTCCATGTTGACTTGAACAAATAACTCATTGGAGACTGTCTTATCCTCACAATTTGGTTTTTACTTTattagaagaaagaaaggaaatatattGGAATTTTCATATAGGTTAATTTGACATGAACTCTTGTCTACTTTGATGGCTGGATTATTAACCAAATATTTTTAGGCATAATTGGGTGCAAACTTATTTCTTCAGTTCATCTCTTCCTTTCCcaaaagattattattattatttttatttgaaagactGATAAACCAAGAGACAATGTTGACTGAATCTTTGCCTTCATGATTTTGAAAGCCCGGTTTGAATAatagaacatttaaaaatgttctaGAAATGCGGCAAAAATACTGAGTTTTGTAAAACATGCATTTTTATGAGTACATTTGAAGCAAAATATTCCCTTCTTCTAGAAAGACCATCTCAATAGATCATAATAAGAAATAATATTAAGTTACTGGGGCTTCAAACTGTATAATTTTTAGAAGGTAAAATGTCTATGTTGCATCTCTGAAAATTAGAACTTTTAAAGGAATTTCGAGTATATATGTAAACCACACTCTGTTGTCCAGTATTTCCTTCTTCCAATAGAAAAGTATTAGTTCTGTTTGCATTATTGACCAGAAGACATTAGAAATTGAGTCTCTTAAATTTACTGGAGTGTTTTTCAAACTCACACTTTAGCattggtgtctcagtcatctagtgttgctgtaacagaaataccacaagtggatggctttaacaaagagaaatttatttcctcacactctagtagctagaagtccaagttcaggccatcagctccaggggaaggttttctgtctctgttggctctggaggaagatccttctcatcaaccttcccctggactaggagcttcttcacacaggatCCCTAGATCTAAAGGATGCTTTCTGCTCCTAGTGGTACGAGgtgtccctcctctctgcttgcttccctttccttttatctcttataatgtaaaaggtagtgcaggtcacaccccagggaaattccctttacattggatcagagatgtgaccttaaTAAGAATGTTTCTGTTCTGCCCTAATCCTCCTTGacctaaaattacaatcacaaaatggagggcaaccacacaatactggtaatcactgcatcaccaagttgatacatatttttggggggacacagttcaatccatgacaattggtTTTTACAGGAACATTGTTTTGATTGCTATGTTAtgataattttattgtggtagggCCACAAGACAACCTCTGCTGGTAGGAAGAAAGTGGGTTTCATTGAATGAAACACACTTTTTGCTCTTAATtactcaaaaaataaacaaatattgaaataaaaacaaatagttCAAGAGCAGACGACATAAACAGGAAATAGCTGAGGTGATGTAGGGCTTTTTCCATTCTCTGGATCCTGATCATTGTTGAAAAATGTCATTCATGATGACCAGAGCAGGGTTGTCCTTGTGATTAGAGAACAAAGGCAGGATGAGGAAATAAACTAGAACCATTAAAGGATTGTCCAATGGCGTAATCATTTTTCAGAGCTTGAAACAATCACATATAGTGGCCACTTGTAGATTATTTTCTAAGCTGTACATTTATTTTTACTGAGCCTTCAGTGTACTCTCAACAAATATTACTGTGTAATCTCTCAGTAGTTTCAGAATGAGCCTAATCAATTTTTGTGATTAAACAATGGCAAAAATGTAATAATGGAATTGACATATGATTTTGAGCCAAACAGTGCAGAAAGCATATCCAAAGGCCTAGGTGGTTCTCAGTATGTAAGGGCATAAGGGGCTGGTAATCTTCGGGAGGCCCTTCACAGGGATTCCAGAAAGGGAAATTAACTTCCAACTGTTTGCTGAAGACTTACTATAAATGATGTGAGGAAAAGTGAAGTCATGGAGTTCTCAGGGCATCACCTTTCCGGCAAGTGAAGGTCAAGTTAAACAAACAGTAATCAGGGATATAATCCATCACTGAATGTTTAATATGGGAACATTTGAAAATTGTCCTACAGCCATGTAAATGGGACGATTTCTCTGTGCTCATAAAGTTCTGCCTTGGAAGGTTTGTTAATGCTTTGTTTGGAAATATTCTAGGATATACACAcactgaaaaataaaagcaagacaCTTTCTTCTCTAGATTCAAACTTTAGCAGTATGAATTGATACTCGACATTCTTTTCAGTTTTACAATGCTACAAATATGCTTTAGTTATGAACAAATTTCTCTGAAACATTTCTTCATtgcttcttttacatctttgttcctcaaactgtagatGAGGGGATTCAGCACGGGAATCACAATGGTGTAGAATACAGACACTATGATGTCACGGTCCAAAACATAGCTGGAACTTGGTCTCAAGTACATGAAGAGGATTGTTCCATGGTAAATTGATACTCCAGTTAGGTGAGAGCCACAGGTGGAAAACACTTTTCGCCTTCCTTCAGCAGAATGCACCTTCAGAATGGCCATAAAAATGAATCCATAAGATATCAAGACAATGAGGACAGTGAATATCTCAATAGATCCCACAAAGTAGAAGAGTAGAAGTTGGTTGATGTGAGTGTCAGAGCAAGAGATAGCAAGAAGTGGAGGGATATCACAAAAGACATGTCTAATTTCATTGGATGCACAGAAGGAGAGGCTAAAAGTTGCCACTGTGTGTAAAGTAGCATGTGAAATACCACCAACATATGAAGCAGAGATAAGTGACACATAGACTCTGGATGACATGTTAACCGAATAGAGAAGTGGGTTGTAAATTGCTGCATACCAGTCGTATGCCATTGCTGCTAAGAGAAAACATTCTGTGGTTCCAAAAGTGACAATGAGTAGCATCTGTATTGTACATCCAAGGAATGAAACAGTTTTATTCTCTGCCAGAAAATTGACCAATATTTTTGGGGTGACAACTGAAGAATAGCAGGCATCTAAGAAAGATAACACACTCAGAAAatagtacatgggagtgtggagtcGGGCATCTGCCATGACTAATAAAACCAGTCCCAAATTTCCCACCAGAGTAAAAACATAGATTGCAAGAAATagtagaaagagaaagacttgcaGTTCAAAATTATCTGTGAAGCCCAGCAATGTAAACATGGTGACTTCAGTGAGGTTCTTCATCTGAAACCTATATGAATCCAGCGTTGGTAACAACACTGACATTTCAGTTCATATTTATAGTTCCCAACTGCAACTGtaatcactgggtggtgcaaatggttcacatATTTGCTTCTAATTGAAAGTTTGATGGCTCAtttccacacagaggcacctcagaagaaaggaatgAGATCTACTGCCAAATATCAGCCTTTGGAAACCTTAAGGAGCATAGTTGTACTCTGATAAATTTGGaattgccttgagttggaattgactagatgacattGTAAATGCAATATACTGGGAAACAGAGTGCACCCGATAACATCTTCATGTCTGTTTCCTAGAAGGGCATAATAATATCCTAGGTTATGATGGGATAGGCGGTGACAAAGTAGATGAGCCCATGTGCAAGCAatttcctatataaaaaaaagaaaaatggtttcattcatttgttggcTAAACTTGTCATgttaaaaacaaccaaacaagCAAACCTGCCAATTTATGCAGTTCTCAAATTACCagattttaaaatgtagaaaGAGGAATGAGTAGAGGAAATTTTAAATCTAAAATCATTGGACTTGTAAATACACACTAATCATTTTAAATTAGCTACAACATACATGAATGCCTTTCCTTAATGTCAACTAAGATAAAATGAGAGCAACAGCATGTATCTCACAAGATTGCATTAAATTTAAAGGataaaaacttattaaaaatgatttaattttaaaatgttctcagATGACTAGAAAATAGAGGAAATTAGACGTATCTTTCAACTTGTCTTAAAAGGTAGCTATTTTTGTGTAAATCCACAAATTTATCTACAATTCATCAGAACACATCTTCAAATATCTTATCATGTATTGTAATTTTGCTTGAatggtatattaaaaaataataaagtcatgaaataataaatacatatccatatattttgggggcatcacaaaaaatacatttttgtttcaaaaatccctcattctctttttctctctcttcctcccacccttttctcttttctctctttcaagaCTTCAtggaacacaaacaaaaatatttactggAGACAGtcaagaataaaatagaaatcagGTAGATAGGAAGAAGCTCagtaaaactaaattaaaaatatgcaagcaaattttggaaaaaaaaatggcaataggTAGGGTACGAAAGAAATTCATttcaaaatctactgcaaaatatAACTTGactaagagaaacaaaagaaatgtcAGCTAGACTGTGATTATAGCCATCATTTCATTGATGTTTCTGAGACAACAATGGTGGAAAGTTAAGAGCATTGTATCTGGACTTGATGAACTTTTATCAAAATCTCAGAAACAGCACCTAGTGCCAGTGTGAGCTAGAAAAATTAaagttttccttcttctttcttgtaCTAAAGAATAGATAAGATGGACAAAATGATTTCGATAAACATTGTTTCACTACATGAACATGGTATCCCGGCAGAGTGCTCATTTATGAGAcatgttaatattattttttaaattcaagttTTGATTATACGTGAAAAGTGCATATACTTTTTGtttatctaaaaaataaataagtcaaaATAAGCcctccatattttatttatctaaaacaaaataaacagggATTTTAAAATCAACATTTTTTATCAAAGCATTGAGCAATGAATGAATCCCAAACCACaagctaaaatatttttcttttagttatGCATGTTTGTTAAAAGCTAATATGCAgattaaaatatcattttattgAAATTAAGCCCAATGAATCATAATATTctagactgtaaaaaaaaaaaacaaaaaacagaaacaaacctgttgtcgtagagtcaattctgacccacagccaccctataggacaaagtggaagtgcctcatagggattccaaggagcagctgatggatttgaactgctgacctttgggttagcagcctgagcacttaactactgtgctgccAGGCCTCCATATTTAATAACTTGTCAAGGATTATAAAAATGCATCTCTGTCACGGCATTCTGCTTTTGGACTTGTCAGTAAAATAACAGTGCGTTTGGCTGAAATTCTCCAAATACTCTTGATGACAATATTTTCAGGCACACTTGATGGTCTGATCTTCTCCATAGAGCAAGAATGTGATTTATGAATGTAAGTATGTTTTATTCCACATCAAGACCTGTTAGAGCAACTGCCTGCTTCACAACAGGGAGCTGGAGACTTAATAGAGGAAAAAGTAGGAGGTTTAATCACTTCACCCAAGCTTCTTCAAACAGGAATTATggttagctaattttttttttttttttttaatctttaaggaaagtagaactgtgtttatgACAGAACGCATgcgtggtgcaaacgattaaggcaattggctgctaaccgaaggtatGGAGGTTGAAgcctacccaggggcacctcagaagaaaagcctggtaatctacttctgaaaatccactGTTGAAAACCTCGTGGAGCAcagtcatgagtcagagtggactagATGACAAATGATTGTGTTTATGACTAGTTGATTTCAGTTTAAGAGGCTATAGTGGCTAGGAACacaaaaatatagattctgaattctcttttttttgtttaacaaAACATGTTCCATCTTGAACACTAAAAATATATCACTTCCTTAACTCTAATAGAGTCATTATCAGAAAACATAAAGTACGCGGTGCCCATCAGAGCAGTACTACAAAGACTAGGCTTGAGGCGAAAGAAAGCCGTGATAGCAGctactacagattaataagtggACTCAAGGGGCTAGGAATTTTGTGCGCATGACTGAACGTAATCTTCATAGCACCAGGAAAGCTAAATAATTTGGTGATCTTTTATAGACGAGAGAAAGAACTAAGGCCCAGCTAGACAcaaaacttgaccaaggtcacacagtagttACTAGCCGAGCAAGGATTCACCCCAGATTTTTCTGATCCCAGTCTAAGCTACTTCCACTTGACCATATTGCAATTCCCACCGTGCCAGGTCCTTATTCTGGAATCATTAGCCCCGAGAAATAATGCAAAATAACATCCTCacatatttgaattattttttaaagtaatccaGCTTAAGTAGACCAtgaaattaaaatacatatatgtatgtaattaAAATTACTTCtacagaaaaatgttttaaaataatttatatccctccatgaggaaaaaaaaattatatatatatgatcccAAAGGAGCATATAGCCAAATGGTGGTTGAAAGCTCATTTCCTcttcatttaataatttccctgatttttgtatttgttgctgtttttaggtgccatcaagtcagtttggactcatagtgactacacatacaacagaacactgcctggccctacatcatcctcacaatcttttttttttttttttaaatatagtccCTTATTTCTACTATTCCTATTCTGATTATCatccataaagaaaattaaaacaaatttctgATTTACATCTCTATTGACATAAATATGTATGGAGtcccttctgttttctttgctgtGTTCTCAGGAAATCTTCAGTTTTTAATACAAATCTGAATTAACCAGAATCACCTAATTCAAATTTACTTTAAAACTAGGTGTATACTCTAGTTGAAAATTAATGGTTaaacttctaaaatattttgtagTGTTGTAAATATTTCCTCTTACCTATGGAACTGAACTGCTCACTCAATTCAAGTATGCAATGATTGTGTTTGGATTCTTATATCCATTTCTGGAGCTCTTCTTGTAGTCCACAGGGGATGCACCAAGGAGAGAGAATGCTAACTCTCTTCTGGGACTGAAAAATAACaagatttttttctccctgcAATAACAAGAGAACTGTCCTGGAACAATGAACTACTtgataaaaatgattaaatgaattGCTGTGGTCTCTGGAAAACTGATGCTTTGCTGCAAAACTTTATGGTTTAGGATTGGAAAACAAATCTAATGATACAGAATATAGTCCTAGCTCTGATGCTAATtagctatgtaaaaaaaaaaaattgctatataGCATTGGTTAACAAACTAAATTTCCTGTAAGCCAGTTCCCTCCTTCTGGGAATATAACCTGCATAACTCTTTCAAAACTCTGTAAACATGTATATTATCAAAGAATATGAAAGCATAACATATGTCAGAATTTGTAATTGTttactaaaaataacaaaacttccCATCTGAACTACAAGGTCTTAGTTTCATAGTTCTATGAGGCATACATGTAAGCTTATTGAAAATTTAATACAAGAGATATTAAATAGACATAATTTTACTGTCAACACATGGATAGAAAGTTATAACAGGAGAGACAGGGTTTTATACAGAAAACTGTTAATATTCTATGTGATAGAATATTAGAATATCAGATATCTGGCAGATATCAAACAGTTTGAGTTGTATAGGATCTTTTCGGGCCATCTTGGGGCAGCAGAAACAGGTACAAAGTTAGTGAAGTCCGGACTCTGTGAACATCCAGGCCCTAGTGAAGGCACCACAGGCAGGGAAGCCTgagcacaaagaataaagaaaaggccCACTGGTGCACCTCCACTCTGATACCATAAGTCTCAGGAGGAAGCATGTGTGGAGAACAGCGAGGCTCAGACTTTGTGAACAGCCAGTCCCTGGTGAAGTCATCATTGGTGGGGacacaccacaagtgggtagctttaacagaaagaaaacttattccctcatagtctaggaggctagaagtccaaattcagggtgccagttccaggcatAGGCCTTCCTTCTCTGTCAGGTGCAGGAGAAGgatcttgtcatcaatctttccctggtctaggagcttctcagtgcagggactctgggtgcaaagaatgtgctctgtttCAGGCTCtaatttcttggtggtagaaggtctccctgtctctctgctcatttctctcttttatatctcaaaagagattgactgaaaatgcaatctaatcttgcagattgagtcctgcatcatttatataattgcctctaatcctgcctcatgaacatcatagaatTGGGATTtataacgcataggaaaatcacatgagatgacaaattgatgaacaatcacacaaaactggaATTCATGGCCTAGCttagttgacacacacttttggaggaaacaattcaatccataacaagtggaTTGTAAATGCTGGGCCAGAAAGCCATGTCAGAGAAACCATTTTTCCTCAAAGGAAATGTAGAAAGCAAGTCTATTTacaacatctaaaagaataaaatacctagaaataaatttaaccaaggaagttACAGGCTTATACACTGAAAGCTATAAAACATTAccgaaagaaattaaagaacaccTAAATAACATATGACGGTTCTGTGCTAATGGATTGAAAAACTCGATATTATTAAAACGAGCTTCTTGCAATTACCActgaaattccaacagccttctttgcataaatggaaaaaaacacaaTCCTCAAATTTACATGGAAGGGCAAAGGACCTGGAATTGCTGAAGCAATCTTGAAGAATGAGACTAAAGCAGGAGGAATAACACATCCTAATATCATAATATACTAAAATTACAGTAATTAAAACCCTCTGGTACTAATAGAGGTATAAACCAAAGGAATGCAAATGAAAGTCCAGGGATAAATCCACACACCTATGGTCAActattcaatggggaaggaagagtctttgcaagaaatggtgctgggaaaactgaatTTCCACACGCAGAAGAATGAAACAGTATCCAGGCCTTataccacacaaaaaaatcaattcaaaatagatcaaagatctGTGAAAACTAAAATTATTAAGAGAAAAGGTGAGAGTGAGGCTGTAGGATgtagtgtgtcatggattgaattgtgtccccccaaaatatgtgtcaacttggctaggccatgattcccagcattgtatggttgtcctccattttgtgattcatgtcattttcctatgggttgcaaatcctaatctctgtctgtggtcaAAGAGCCAAGAttagtttatgttaaagagggttaggatggggtgtaacacccttactcgggTCACATCCTTGatacaaggtaaagggagtttccttgaggtgtGTTCTGCATCACgtttcatcttacaagagatgaaagggaagtgagcagagagtggaggacctcataccaccatgaaagcagctctgggagtagagcacgtcctttgtagctagggttcctgtgcagagaagttcctagaccaggggaatactGATGGCAAAGATATTCTtttagaggaaagagagaaagcctttccctacatgtgacaccctgaacttggattttagccttctagactgtgagagcataAACTTCTGGTTGTGAAAACcattcccttgtggtatttctgttatagcagcaccagagaaCTCAGTTAGAATTTGTTACAGGGAGTGAGGTcatgctctaacagatacctaaaatgtggaagtgatttTGAAATTGTGAATGTATAGAGAACTCAGGAGGAAGGAGAGCTTTTATAATGGAGACACACAGACTGTGAGAAGTAATGGCACAGACTGGAAGTGACAGAGAACTGGCAACAGCAGAAGCAGAAGGCCAGTGCAAGATGGTGCTAAAGCCCACCCATGGAGCTAAAGAACTGAGTGTCTTAGTGCAGGAAGCTTCCTTGAGGAGCGGGCTGACCCTGGGAATTTATTGGTGgaactaggcttgctgacccactgaACGAGAATGCTGAGTACCTCTCAGCCagagtttactggtggagtggggtgcataCGTTCATTTGTCattggagctacagagctttggaacacttgccacaGCAGGGCAGAGACAGTTGTTGAGGCCTGAGGGgatgagaggccaaggaaccaggaagcagaagctgaagagaaaaggaacacaAAAAGCAGAGTTGccccagtctcaaaaggtatgaccACAACTTCTGGtgtctcaaagggtggaaccgTGACCTCTGGTGTTACTAAGGGTGGAATCACCCCTCAGGTGGGCTAGAAGAGTAGTGCGCCTAAAGCCTAGGGTGCAGAGTTCCCgtcccagtaggcctggaaggtggaTCGGGACTCCTCCGCTAAGAATCCAGacagtatggccaatacctagagtttgGAGGGCAGAGTCATTGCCTAAATagtttcagagaacagagaattattttcaaagccttgagtgctaatgtaatatgttctgctaaCTTACTTGATGTcccttatcccttctttccctccaattacttccatttgtaatggaaatctcTAGCTTGTACCTGTTCCACCGTTGCACTTTGGAAGTTAATAAATTATATTATATGTTTTACGTCTGGGGAAGaaattttgaattttggacttggagttaatttaAGACATTTGCTATGATATGACGGGGTAATGTGTTTTCGATGTGACAAGGTAATAAATTTCAGGGAGCCAAAGAGTGGAGTGTCACAGATTGAGCTATGtctaccaaaaatatgtgtcaacttggttaggccatgattcccagtattgtgtggttatcctcaattttgtgattgatgtaattttcctatatgttgtaaatccttatctttgcctatggttaatgaggcaagattaaattatgttaaagaggattagggtgggctgtaacacccttactcaggtcacatccctgatgcagTGTAAAGGGAGGTTCCCTAgtgtgtggcttgcaccaccttttatctcacaagagaacaaaatcctcacaactgggcaaataagcaatatcatgatgaaaggagaaaagattgaagttatcaaaggaagctggaccatgaataaggaagaccaaagaagaattgaagcttttaaattgttaaattggcgaagaatattgaatatatcatgaattgccaaagaaagaacaaatttgtcttggaagaagtacaaccagaatgctccttagaagcaaggaaggcgagactacatcttacctactttgaacatgttatcagagggtATCAATCCCTGGataaggccatcatgcttggtaaagaagagggtcagccaaaaaggggaagactctcaatgagatggattgacacagtggctgcaacaaggggcttaaACCTTACAAATATTGTGATGAtaactcaggacagggcagtgtttcattcttttgtacacagagtcactatgagtcagagtcaactcggtggtacctaacaacaacagactgagagaataaacttctctttgtgaaaggcatctgcttgtggtatttctgttatagcagcactagataactaagtcataGCGTTTAACAATAGATCATcagatatgacaaaaaaaaaaaaactggaactgAAAAATCAAAGTAGATATgcagacctcataaaaattaaataattttgtaCATCAAAGGTCTTTATCTACAAActaaaaaagataacctacaaatCTGGAGAAAATTTTAGAGAACCGTATATCAGATAAGGGTGTAATTTCCAAAATATATGCAGAACTTCTGCAATTTAACGACCAAAAGAAACCAAGCCCTGCACTGCCCtcccaccaaaataaataaataaattgggcaaaggacttgattagacagttcaccaaagaggatattcaaatttCCAGAAAGCACATGAAAATAATATCGTTAGTCACTGTAGTTTTTGTTCCATATTAATGAGTCAGTTCAgtctcattgcaaccctatgtacaacacaacaaaacactgccaggccctgctttgttctattgtacacagttTTGCTATAAATCAGAACCAGCTCTCTGGAATTCAACGATAGCAAAAAAGAATTTTAGTGGTACCAGAGGTGAGATAGATGGAAAAAGGGGGATTTTTCATATGGGAGGcattgagttt comes from Elephas maximus indicus isolate mEleMax1 chromosome 7, mEleMax1 primary haplotype, whole genome shotgun sequence and encodes:
- the LOC126079859 gene encoding olfactory receptor 5T3-like; translation: MSVLLPTLDSYRFQMKNLTEVTMFTLLGFTDNFELQVFLFLLFLAIYVFTLVGNLGLVLLVMADARLHTPMYYFLSVLSFLDACYSSVVTPKILVNFLAENKTVSFLGCTIQMLLIVTFGTTECFLLAAMAYDWYAAIYNPLLYSVNMSSRVYVSLISASYVGGISHATLHTVATFSLSFCASNEIRHVFCDIPPLLAISCSDTHINQLLLFYFVGSIEIFTVLIVLISYGFIFMAILKVHSAEGRRKVFSTCGSHLTGVSIYHGTILFMYLRPSSSYVLDRDIIVSVFYTIVIPVLNPLIYSLRNKDVKEAMKKCFREICS